The following proteins are co-located in the Mycobacteriales bacterium genome:
- a CDS encoding polyprenyl synthetase family protein, translating into MDRLVPPLRLVADYHFGWVDADGADRGGGGGKLLRPALVLLSAAAADGPIERAVPAAVAVELVHNFSLLHDDLMDGDAERRHRPTAWAVFGIPHAVLAGDALLALATDLLLEASAPGERWELRSLTAAVQQLIGGQIEDVRFERRLDVTVTEWLAMAAGKTSALLACAASIGAIAVGGPGALAAALADFGAHLGLAFQLVDDLLGIWGSPRVTGKPVLADLRANKKSAPIVAALRAESPHATRLAELLAPGGLRDEEDVVLAAKLVEAAGGREWAVREAERQLAEALASLDRVTLPAAVRDDLVELARFVTARES; encoded by the coding sequence GTGGACCGGCTCGTTCCGCCATTGCGGCTGGTGGCCGACTACCACTTCGGGTGGGTCGACGCCGACGGGGCGGACCGGGGCGGCGGCGGCGGCAAACTGCTCCGGCCCGCGCTGGTGTTGCTTTCGGCCGCTGCCGCGGACGGTCCGATCGAGCGGGCGGTGCCGGCCGCGGTCGCGGTGGAGCTGGTGCACAACTTCTCCCTGCTCCACGACGACCTCATGGATGGCGACGCGGAACGGCGCCACCGGCCGACCGCCTGGGCGGTGTTCGGGATCCCGCATGCCGTGCTGGCCGGCGATGCCCTGCTGGCGCTGGCCACCGACCTGCTGCTCGAGGCATCCGCTCCGGGGGAGCGCTGGGAACTGCGCTCGCTGACGGCCGCGGTCCAACAGCTCATCGGCGGCCAGATCGAGGACGTTCGCTTCGAGCGGCGACTCGACGTCACGGTCACCGAATGGCTCGCGATGGCGGCCGGGAAGACCTCGGCGCTGCTCGCCTGCGCCGCTTCGATCGGCGCGATCGCCGTCGGCGGTCCGGGGGCGCTCGCCGCGGCGCTCGCCGACTTCGGCGCACATCTCGGCCTGGCCTTCCAGCTCGTCGACGATCTGCTCGGGATCTGGGGGAGCCCGCGGGTGACCGGCAAGCCGGTGCTCGCCGACCTGCGGGCGAACAAGAAGAGCGCCCCGATCGTGGCCGCGCTGCGCGCCGAGTCCCCGCATGCCACCCGGCTGGCCGAGCTGCTCGCCCCGGGTGGCCTCCGCGACGAGGAGGACGTGGTGCTCGCGGCCAAACTCGTGGAAGCGGCCGGTGGTCGCGAGTGGGCGGTTCGCGAGGCGGAGCGCCAACTCGCCGAGGCCCTGGCCAGCCTCGACCGGGTCACCCTGCCCGCGGCGGTTCGGGACGATCTCGTCGAGCTGGCCCGGTTCGTCACGGCCCGGGAGAGCTGA
- a CDS encoding MFS transporter, with protein sequence MSLRRYAVLLRTRPIGYLMTTSVVARLPSGMTSLAIVLIVTRTGSYTRAGAVASAFVAGAALAGPLMGRAVDRFGRYRVLRPAALAQAALIGTLASLDQPLAMAACALCAGLASPPIISSTRSLWGQILPPDLRAGVFALEATMAELPFTVGPSLVALLTAVSSPRVALVTSGVFMAVGVLAFTAHPATRLPPVRRTAAVTGHRPPVPATMLAVAGLVIAAFAVFELSTVAFTSAHRAAAAAGVELTVWSLGSMAGGLLWGTRAARSIRPVGRLAALTAALSVGTALPALATGLVPLGALVFLAGVVIAPTFGALYALVAAAAPAGRQTEAFGWLSSAFLIGGAAGSAAGGAAVQVLGPRSGYLVAAAVIGVACGLLVVRASGTEPAADSPAAEGPEPTLAAGAPGEIARLP encoded by the coding sequence GTGAGCCTGCGCCGGTACGCCGTGCTGCTGCGGACCAGGCCGATCGGCTACCTGATGACCACCTCGGTCGTGGCCCGGTTGCCGTCCGGGATGACCTCACTGGCGATCGTGCTGATCGTCACCCGCACCGGGTCCTACACGCGGGCCGGCGCGGTGGCCTCCGCCTTCGTCGCCGGCGCCGCCCTCGCCGGCCCGCTCATGGGTCGGGCCGTCGACCGGTTCGGTCGCTACCGGGTGCTCCGGCCGGCCGCGTTGGCACAGGCGGCGCTGATCGGGACGCTGGCCTCGCTCGACCAACCGCTGGCGATGGCCGCCTGCGCCCTGTGCGCGGGGCTGGCCTCGCCGCCGATCATCTCCTCCACCCGGTCGCTGTGGGGTCAGATCCTGCCGCCGGACCTGCGGGCCGGGGTGTTCGCCCTGGAGGCCACCATGGCGGAGTTGCCGTTCACGGTCGGCCCGTCCCTGGTCGCGTTGCTGACCGCGGTGTCCAGCCCGCGGGTCGCGCTGGTGACCAGTGGGGTCTTCATGGCCGTCGGCGTGCTGGCCTTCACCGCGCATCCGGCCACCCGGCTCCCGCCGGTCCGCCGGACGGCGGCCGTGACCGGGCACCGGCCACCCGTCCCGGCGACCATGCTGGCCGTCGCGGGGCTCGTCATCGCGGCGTTCGCGGTGTTCGAGCTGTCCACCGTCGCATTCACCTCGGCGCATCGCGCCGCCGCCGCCGCCGGCGTCGAGCTCACCGTGTGGAGCCTCGGCTCGATGGCCGGCGGTCTGCTCTGGGGGACCCGAGCGGCCCGGTCGATCCGTCCGGTCGGCCGGCTGGCCGCGCTGACGGCGGCGCTGAGCGTGGGAACGGCGCTGCCGGCGTTGGCCACCGGGCTGGTGCCCCTGGGCGCCCTGGTCTTCCTCGCCGGGGTGGTGATCGCGCCCACCTTCGGCGCCCTCTACGCGCTGGTCGCCGCCGCTGCGCCGGCCGGCCGGCAGACCGAGGCGTTCGGCTGGTTGAGCTCGGCGTTCCTCATCGGGGGGGCGGCCGGGTCCGCGGCCGGGGGCGCCGCCGTGCAGGTGCTCGGACCTCGGTCCGGTTACCTGGTGGCCGCCGCGGTGATCGGCGTCGCCTGCGGCCTGCTCGTGGTCCGGGCATCCGGCACGGAGCCCGCGGCCGACTCGCCCGCGGCCGAGGGCCCGGAACCGACGCTCGCGGCCGGCGCCCCGGGCGAAATCGCCCGGTTACCCTGA